The genomic DNA TGCATAATGTCTCATATCATCTTTGGCAAAAGATTTATAATCAATATTCTTAGTAAATTTTTCTATTTTTTTAATGTGTTCTAATATTTCTTCTAATATAATTTTAATCTCTCTTTTAGACATATATAACTTCTTGGAGGATGCGTTTTTTTAATGATTTTTTCAATGCACCTTTCATTACAAGGTCTACCTTGTTTTGTAACAATGCTTCAAGATAAAGTTTTAATTCTATATAGTTATCAAATGTTTTTCCGTCATCTTTGAAATCAATAAGAATATCTATATCACTTTCGGTATTTATTTCGTTTCTCGCATAAGAACCAAAGATACCAATCTCTTTAATGTTATATTTCTTTTTTAATTCGCTTTTATGTTCTTCCAATATTTTTTTTATGTATTCAAGATTTATCGTTTTATTTACTCGACTATTCATATATTTTAGAGAATATAGGTTAAACTTATTTCAGACTTATAAGAAAAAAAGTTTATTTTTAAGTGTTTTCTGAAAATAATTATATAAAAATGAATAGGAATATTCATTTTTTTAATATATCTTTTAATTCATGAGCGACTTTTTGGGCTTGCTTGAGGTTAGGCATGCCCTGGTCACCGACAATTACTTCTGCGGTCAGGTAGTAGTCATAACCGATGTTCTTCAATGTCTGTAGTAAACCTTGCCAGTTCATATCGCCTTCAAGCAGACTGGGGGTGAAATCATTTAACGTTCCGCCACCGTTATTCCGTTTGAAATTTTTGATATGAACACGGGCAATGCGTTGTCCTAAAATTTCAGCCCAATGTTCGGGATAACCATTGATTAAACAATTACCCGCATCAAAATAGGCTTTGACCCATGGAGATTGGAATATATCAACGAATTGGGCAAACTCAAAGGGACCTGTGAGGAATTTGCTCCAGACATTTTCAAGAGCAATGATAACTTGATTT from Candidatus Hydrogenedens sp. includes the following:
- a CDS encoding nucleotidyltransferase family protein, which translates into the protein MNSRVNKTINLEYIKKILEEHKSELKKKYNIKEIGIFGSYARNEINTESDIDILIDFKDDGKTFDNYIELKLYLEALLQNKVDLVMKGALKKSLKKRILQEVIYV